Genomic segment of Mytilus edulis chromosome 12, xbMytEdul2.2, whole genome shotgun sequence:
atggcgttattttcaaatcgttattcgtagtataaacttcgtaaaggataatattttgaatcattcaaaatggcAGACGCAACAGCAGCACCAGCAGTAGCACCAGCTAAATCACCAAAGAAAAAGGcagcagccaagccaaagaagccttCCGCACATCCTAAATACAGCGAGATGATTGGAAAAGCCATCGCCGCTTTGAAAGAACGTGGAGGTTCTTCAAGGCAAGCAATTCTGAAGTACATCATGGCCAACTTCAACGTCGGAAAAGATGCCAAGTCAGTAAATGCTCATTTAAAACTTGCACTCAGAGCCGGAGTTAAGAACAACAGTTTGAAGCAGTCCAAGGGAACTGGAGCATCCGGATCTTTCAGAATTGGAGAGGCTAAAGTAGTTAAAAAGAAGCCAGCAaaggcaaagaaagcagccaaacCTAAGGCCGCCAAGCCGAAGAAGGCAAAGAGCACACCCAAGAAGAAGAAgccagcagcaaagaaaccagctggagaaaaaaaggctgccaaaccaaaggcaaaaaaaccagcagcaaagaaagcagccaagccaaagaagccagCAGCCAAGTCACCAGCAAAAAAGAAGGCAGCCAAACCAAAAGCCAagaagacaccaaagaagaagtaaactgTTCCAGACTTCAGTCTGCAGAGGCTATTCAGCCACCaaaagcccttttaagggctacccaatttattcaaaaagaatctacaattgttgtacattagttatcaaactaaatctagctgagccctacccttttctttacttttctctgaactttgcactggtctctgaaatattttttggggtcacattatttccattgtttgttttatttcactccttatgactatactatttctaacacctaagtatgcagctgggttttttttttttttttgatatattttgtgtagttaggcaccattaaagttatatcagtgtattttcacgcacttatttgaactgaatataactttttctattcagttttcgttagagtgacaatctacgaaaataggaagtcatgctagggttttattgtgctcttttttttagggggaagggggtcaaaatcacacagctaaccttcaaccgaaaaatcatttttgtcattatgtgagtttttccatttctctcttcttcttcgtattcaacttgactgacattttttgttggactttttctacacgtaagcaaagtcaaaggttggctctctatttcatatcaactagtcaatggggaggtaactctaaaattaaactcagtactttttttcagaactatataaataaactgttaaaatgtacataatacaaaagatgtataacgtatcgtaaaaatcagattagtagcaaatgaatgcagtgacgtttgtctgttatttatttatttttttatttattacttgtcaaaattactacaataatattgtgtattaaaagttaaaaggaaactctaaagtatggaggtttttgttcaacctttaacagttctgcaattattttgtcattttattacctgcgatttattatgcaaatttcactattctctacctttcgaatttcatctttgttttactcgtgtataaaataaatgcacctacttgtttctatgtttctttcaaatggttgtcctgtgttttttctcttcttttttctctctgttatttAGTGCGCGACGACTTGACTGTATCTTTGCTATGTCATTTTAATCTTTCCACAGCACGCGAGGTGAATAAACCCGAAACAATACAGTGACGTCACACGTGACTACTGTGATGAACAGAAAcaaggatggatggacggacagtggtacaaaaagtaagaaaaagttatttctctgataaaaggtatcgcgtgaattgtaggttcacggtataggttttttctctcatttttgaagatcatatatacagttgtctataattgcttacatccacttcctttgaactatggtggatagttgtctcattggcaatcataccacatctccttattttcatattgaaatgacagcaacttaacgacacacacaaacatagcctgctagtatatacgtacatgggagactgaaaaattctgtgcttattggtaaatgataaaaaaaaacattaaaactttaaggtatgctatgactaagctttaaatataaggtagatagggagtaggaaacacacatattttttttttttatttggccttaatgaagaagaaaagcacacacacaatatattagaacttgtactaacatccattaaacgctatgctaatatatgtctttaaaagagaaccattattttattttaatttattttttcttcgtttcaatcttggtttttgattctttttacattaaatctgtttttactgttgcaatagtttacaaatatttttagtccaaatacaattcattgataatatatccccccttttttgtccggatttttttttttttttttttttgaaaaaggggggggggctggagGTTTAGTTAAATGCAGTGGAAAAATGTTTTGCCCAAAGTCCAATGGTTCACACTGATGTGTTTTTGTCCTTCTGTCTCTTTTTAATCGTCCGTGTCACGGGATGCTGCTTCACCCTTTACCGGTTCTGGTTTCACTTGCATAGCTTATATAGGTATAATGCATATGTATAGCCAGAGTCTTCACTGTGACACACATTCCCCTTTTTGAggggaaataaataacttttgtaattgtcaattaagatacaaatgatatgtaccactgtcgaattataaaactacaaaaatcttcgtgttttgtttttgttttgttgattttttttgtttgtatcgaAACTTTCAGGCGGCCAGGCCACTTTGAGCTCAGATCATcggttattgataataaaattaatgaaatatattttgttgaaaaatatggtatattcgaTAAGACATATTCGAGTTTTTGACTTGAAAGTGCGCAAATTGTACATGCAAATGGAAATAAAAGCGAAGACGCATCATACAGAACAGTTGTTCAGTGCCTCAGATCCACTGAAAACAAAGTCGCTCTCTGAAAAGTTCCCAACGctagattaaataaaaagatgtttcaaattcgtattctagatattgggtttgttcattcgactcttgaatgtttgcgaaatttcgctcgggttgaataaaaatgttatttgaagttttagtaaaaatctgcaattaaacaatggcgcgtgaactttttgtgtgtttccctctagctggaaacaaacttattacgaggaggaacatgcttccagtgaataaaaacggaaagaaacctaaagagaaatgatttttcttcctctgtacaattttacgacgatagaatatttgtgtaatgagaaaaactcgtaaattttctgtcaacatACCTGCGAAGACAATTCAGTCGGTTCTACTTTAACTATTAATATCTTTTTACTGTGTACATCGAAAAATACACAGTTTATCTAACATGCAAGATTAATGACTGTTGAGCAATTTGGTatgctatatgtgaatgtttttgatagaattatactataaattatcataaaagtcttcgaagaagcacataatcattttaccgagatcgcgtaatggattttacaagttatttttaagggtgtcttcgtcgaggtccgcgttcgtctgttataaataaacgaggcctggaatggcgttattttcaaatcgttattcgtagtataaacttcgtaaaggataatattttgaatcattcaaaatggcAGACGCAACAGCAGCACCAGCAGTAGCACCAGCTAAATCACCAAAGAAAAAGGcagcagccaagccaaagaagccttCCGCACATCCTAAATACAGCGAGATGATTGGAAAAGCCATCGCCGCTTTGAAAGAACGTGGAGGTTCTTCAAGGCAAGCAATTCTGAAGTACATCATGGCCAACTTCAACGTCGGAAAAGATGCCAAGTCAGTAAATGCTCATTTAAAACTTGCACTCAGAGCCGGAGTTAAGAACAACAGTTTGAAGCAGTCCAAGGGAACTGGAGCATCCGGATCTTTCAGAATTGGAGAGGCTAAAGTAGTTAAAAAGAAGCCAGCAaaggcaaagaaagcagccaaacCTAAGGCCGCCAAGCCGAAGAAGGCAAAGAGCACACCCAAGAAGAAGAAgccagcagcaaagaaaccagctggagaaaaaaaggctgccaaaccaaaggcaaaaaaaccagcagcaaagaaagcagcca
This window contains:
- the LOC139497888 gene encoding histone H1-delta-like: MADATAAPAVAPAKSPKKKAAAKPKKPSAHPKYSEMIGKAIAALKERGGSSRQAILKYIMANFNVGKDAKSVNAHLKLALRAGVKNNSLKQSKGTGASGSFRIGEAKVVKKKPAKAKKAAKPKAAKPKKAKSTPKKKKPAAKKPAGEKKAAKPKAKKPAAKKAAKPKKPAAKSPAKKKAAKPKAKKTPKKK
- the LOC139497889 gene encoding histone H1-delta-like, whose translation is MADATAAPAVAPAKSPKKKAAAKPKKPSAHPKYSEMIGKAIAALKERGGSSRQAILKYIMANFNVGKDAKSVNAHLKLALRAGVKNNSLKQSKGTGASGSFRIGEAKVVKKKPAKAKKAAKPKAAKPKKAKSTPKKKKPAAKKPAGEKKAAKPKAKKPAAKKAAKPKKPAAKSPAKKKAAKPKAKKTPKKK